From the genome of Bacteroides sp. MSB163, one region includes:
- a CDS encoding site-specific integrase, translating into MPRVKKPTKVKEPIRLRMKPLSDGSKSLYLDIYRDGKRTYEYLKMYIIPETDNNARKRNQATMDAANAIKSKRIIELTNGEAGIENREKVFLLDWMNTYKENQAKRGKKDGNQIAVTIRILKDYAGERMTMDRIDKAFCQDYLDYLMTEYRPKGKRVSNFTLHTYYRILNGALNAAVRAEIIKVNPFTKINNSDKIRLPESKRSYMTIEEVRALISTPMNNEAVKSAYLFSCFCGLRVSDIVGLKWKDVFVDRGQYRLAVSMQKTKEPIYLPLSPEALKWMPERGDKTADDHVFDLPSPSMMNILIKPWAKAAGIDKRFTFHTARHTFATMMLTLGADLYTTSKLLGHADVKMTQVYAKIINQKKDDAVNLVNGLFD; encoded by the coding sequence ATGCCACGAGTGAAGAAGCCGACGAAAGTCAAAGAACCGATCCGTCTTCGGATGAAGCCGTTGAGCGACGGAAGCAAGAGTTTGTATCTCGATATTTACCGCGACGGAAAACGGACATATGAGTATCTCAAAATGTATATCATCCCGGAAACGGACAATAATGCCCGGAAACGGAATCAAGCCACAATGGATGCGGCCAATGCAATCAAATCGAAACGCATCATCGAACTGACTAATGGGGAAGCAGGTATCGAAAATAGGGAAAAGGTGTTCTTGCTCGATTGGATGAATACATATAAAGAGAATCAGGCAAAGCGAGGCAAAAAGGACGGAAACCAAATCGCAGTTACTATTCGCATCCTGAAAGACTATGCAGGAGAACGGATGACGATGGATCGAATCGACAAGGCATTCTGCCAAGACTACCTCGATTATCTGATGACGGAATATCGTCCCAAAGGGAAACGTGTGTCGAACTTTACGCTCCACACCTATTACCGTATACTGAACGGAGCTTTGAATGCTGCCGTTCGTGCGGAGATTATCAAAGTCAATCCGTTTACCAAAATCAATAATTCGGATAAGATTCGCCTGCCGGAGAGCAAACGGTCATATATGACTATCGAAGAAGTCCGGGCGTTGATTTCCACTCCGATGAATAATGAGGCGGTGAAGTCTGCTTATTTGTTTTCCTGTTTCTGCGGATTGCGCGTGAGCGATATTGTAGGATTGAAGTGGAAAGATGTATTCGTCGATAGAGGACAATATCGCTTGGCTGTATCCATGCAAAAGACCAAAGAACCGATTTACCTTCCTCTTTCGCCCGAAGCGTTGAAGTGGATGCCGGAACGGGGAGATAAGACAGCAGACGACCATGTGTTCGATTTGCCCAGTCCGTCGATGATGAACATACTCATCAAGCCTTGGGCGAAAGCTGCAGGAATCGACAAACGGTTTACATTTCACACCGCCCGCCATACTTTTGCCACGATGATGCTGACACTTGGAGCGGATCTCTATACCACCTCGAAGTTGCTCGGTCATGCCGATGTGAAGATGACGCAGGTGTACGCCAAAATCATCAATCAGAAAAAGGATGATGCTGTTAATTTGGTAAACGGATTGTTCGATTAG
- a CDS encoding helix-turn-helix domain-containing protein, with the protein MNDTRNIILLAALRLFLQKGYREITMQDILDASGQAKGTFYYHFKNKETVFEEAARYLIVNYMTVNHSRLSYESVRSFIDSLFHVREKAARKMSGLGEKFKVQILIGQASMRIPALGKMISDQEQKEREAWGKALAAGRERGEITAKLPDEELVALFMDVYEGVSSKQLKSLCNIDTLKYIKRDWESLYALITQ; encoded by the coding sequence ATGAACGATACGCGAAATATTATTCTCCTTGCTGCCTTGCGCCTGTTCCTCCAAAAGGGGTATCGGGAAATCACCATGCAGGATATTCTGGATGCTTCGGGGCAGGCCAAAGGAACTTTCTATTATCACTTCAAGAACAAGGAAACCGTGTTCGAGGAAGCTGCCAGATACCTGATAGTAAACTATATGACGGTCAATCATAGCCGTTTGTCCTACGAATCGGTGAGAAGTTTTATCGATTCGCTGTTTCATGTACGGGAAAAAGCAGCCCGCAAAATGTCGGGACTGGGTGAAAAATTCAAAGTGCAAATATTGATCGGACAAGCCTCCATGCGCATTCCGGCACTTGGAAAGATGATTTCGGATCAGGAACAGAAAGAGCGCGAGGCGTGGGGAAAGGCTCTTGCTGCCGGCCGGGAACGAGGCGAGATAACAGCGAAATTGCCCGACGAAGAGCTTGTCGCATTGTTTATGGACGTATATGAAGGCGTAAGTTCTAAACAATTGAAAAGTCTTTGCAACATAGACACTTTGAAATACATCAAACGCGACTGGGAAAGTCTTTATGCGCTGATAACGCAATAA
- a CDS encoding outer membrane beta-barrel family protein — MKPRKKTIRIWLSVGMLFLSLGASAQIFTGKVVDDQAVPVGYATVALYHKADSSVVQGGITGEDGRFSLKAADSGIYTVQISFVGFQTCTLESAPCDLGTIVLKPDILELGDVTVIGHRPKYKAVAGGISTQVENSVLGKAGTAKDVIGHLAGVRKKIDGSFEVIGKGVPVVYINNRMVRDQSELERLRSDAIQNIQLITNPGPEYDASVGAVLKIKTKKNSDDGLGINVNSSVDYADKFNTSQQLDMNYRQGGLSLFGSFRYDLTHPRQTAVTDIETRVDERWIQAATSEDKGSNQGYFGQIGANYEINPRHSFGGMYELTSMPRYKTSNRNLTDIFVDDRMFDSWNTSETAMQKSSTHHVNVYYAGEAGKMKIDFNADALLGDGNGNSEVADRSLNYEDYCLGTSDNYTNRLFAGKLVLSYPVWKGTLSLGSEYTDTYRRSQSSGFGEIIAASDDKITDRNVAVFTGYEAAFGPVNANAGFRYEHVTYDFYENGLFQADRSKVYNNFFPSVSLNAAVGRTQLSLDYRIQTIRPMYEMLNSAVGYGNRLTYLCGTPDLQPTYIHSVSVGAVWRNNLQVQVGYNHYKDDIFFAFEQLDTDPKITVNKFRNEKSRNELVFSAAYAPTFGVWQPRWSVAGNTQWLDIEYLGRPKNMDGTIFRLSWENAITLPAGFLLRIDGSWDSDGYVQNRKMKSSWYMNASLNKEFAGGRWNILLEGNDLFHTMRDASYFYDRKTSEYRASKDNTRQIKLTVSYRFNHKENKYKGTGAGTEEMQRLY; from the coding sequence ATGAAACCAAGAAAAAAAACAATTCGCATTTGGCTATCCGTAGGGATGCTGTTCTTATCATTGGGTGCTTCTGCCCAAATATTTACGGGTAAGGTTGTAGACGATCAAGCCGTCCCCGTCGGCTATGCAACCGTTGCCTTGTACCATAAAGCCGATTCCTCTGTGGTTCAAGGAGGAATTACCGGAGAAGACGGTCGTTTTTCATTGAAAGCTGCCGATTCGGGAATATATACGGTACAAATATCGTTCGTTGGTTTTCAGACTTGTACACTCGAATCCGCGCCGTGCGATTTGGGAACAATCGTCTTGAAGCCGGATATTTTGGAATTGGGGGATGTGACCGTAATCGGCCATCGTCCAAAATACAAAGCCGTTGCGGGAGGTATCTCCACACAGGTGGAAAACAGCGTGCTCGGTAAAGCCGGAACCGCTAAAGACGTAATCGGGCATCTGGCAGGCGTCCGTAAAAAAATCGACGGCTCGTTCGAGGTCATCGGCAAAGGTGTCCCTGTCGTCTATATCAACAATCGGATGGTGCGCGACCAATCGGAACTCGAAAGGCTCCGGTCGGATGCTATCCAGAATATACAGCTCATTACCAATCCGGGACCGGAATACGATGCTTCTGTCGGAGCGGTATTGAAAATCAAGACAAAGAAAAATTCGGATGACGGTTTGGGAATCAATGTGAATTCATCGGTCGATTATGCCGATAAATTCAATACGTCCCAACAACTGGACATGAATTACCGACAAGGCGGCCTTTCGCTTTTCGGTTCGTTCCGTTACGACCTGACACATCCCCGCCAGACGGCTGTTACCGACATCGAAACCCGTGTTGATGAACGATGGATACAAGCTGCGACATCGGAAGACAAAGGTTCTAATCAAGGTTATTTCGGACAGATAGGAGCCAATTATGAAATCAATCCCCGACACTCGTTCGGAGGCATGTACGAACTGACTTCGATGCCGCGCTATAAAACCTCCAACCGAAATTTGACGGACATATTTGTCGATGACCGTATGTTCGACAGTTGGAATACCTCGGAAACAGCAATGCAAAAATCATCGACACATCACGTTAATGTCTACTATGCGGGAGAGGCCGGCAAGATGAAGATCGATTTCAACGCCGATGCGCTCTTGGGCGATGGCAACGGGAACAGCGAGGTGGCAGACCGAAGCCTGAATTACGAGGATTATTGCTTAGGAACGAGCGACAATTACACCAACCGTCTGTTTGCAGGAAAACTCGTGCTTTCCTATCCTGTGTGGAAAGGAACACTGTCGCTGGGATCGGAATATACCGACACGTACAGACGGTCGCAGTCGAGCGGATTCGGAGAAATCATCGCAGCCTCCGACGATAAGATAACCGACCGGAACGTGGCCGTATTCACGGGTTATGAAGCAGCTTTCGGACCGGTAAACGCCAATGCGGGGTTCCGCTATGAACACGTGACGTATGATTTTTATGAGAACGGGCTGTTTCAAGCCGACCGGAGCAAGGTGTACAACAATTTCTTCCCCTCCGTCTCACTGAATGCTGCCGTTGGCAGGACGCAGTTGTCGTTGGACTATCGTATTCAGACGATACGTCCCATGTACGAAATGCTGAACAGTGCGGTCGGTTACGGCAACCGTCTCACTTATCTGTGCGGAACTCCCGATCTGCAACCCACTTATATCCATTCGGTCAGCGTCGGGGCTGTCTGGCGAAACAACCTGCAAGTTCAGGTCGGCTACAACCACTACAAAGATGATATTTTTTTCGCATTCGAGCAGTTGGACACCGATCCGAAAATTACCGTCAATAAATTCCGAAACGAAAAATCACGCAATGAGTTAGTTTTTTCAGCCGCTTATGCCCCTACTTTCGGTGTGTGGCAGCCCAGATGGTCAGTTGCCGGCAACACACAATGGTTAGACATCGAATATCTTGGCAGGCCGAAAAACATGGACGGAACGATCTTTCGTTTGAGTTGGGAGAATGCCATTACACTGCCGGCAGGTTTTCTGCTTCGTATCGACGGCAGCTGGGACAGCGACGGTTATGTCCAAAACAGAAAGATGAAATCTTCCTGGTATATGAATGCCAGTCTCAACAAGGAGTTTGCAGGAGGCAGATGGAATATTCTGCTCGAAGGCAACGACCTGTTCCATACCATGCGGGACGCTTCTTATTTCTATGACAGAAAAACTTCGGAGTATCGGGCCAGCAAAGACAATACGCGTCAAATCAAATTAACTGTAAGCTATCGGTTCAACCACAAGGAGAACAAGTATAAAGGTACGGGAGCCGGCACAGAGGAAATGCAACGTTTATATTAA
- a CDS encoding RloB family protein produces MGRQIRKSKGKTMKPNFFVFCEGESEVAYISHLRSQYRAPIQIIPRKSDSNISVRYIENCKREYIVTKNDKTFLMYDLDVDGMLVHLQSIPDAVMLVSNPCIELWYLLHFEECHAELTQNACIKKLKRHLEHYVKGTLALNEKQQLSDKTSEATARAKVLETYNNPSTTIYKMIELLESL; encoded by the coding sequence ATGGGACGACAAATAAGAAAATCCAAAGGCAAAACAATGAAGCCGAACTTCTTTGTTTTCTGTGAAGGAGAGTCTGAGGTTGCCTATATCAGTCACCTCCGTTCACAATACCGTGCGCCTATTCAGATTATCCCAAGAAAGAGCGATTCGAACATATCCGTTCGGTATATAGAGAATTGCAAGCGGGAATATATTGTGACCAAAAATGATAAAACATTTCTAATGTATGACCTTGATGTGGACGGCATGTTAGTACACCTGCAAAGTATTCCGGATGCGGTAATGCTGGTGTCAAATCCATGTATTGAGTTGTGGTATTTGCTGCACTTTGAGGAGTGTCATGCTGAACTAACTCAAAACGCCTGCATCAAGAAACTAAAAAGACATCTTGAACACTATGTAAAGGGAACTTTGGCATTGAATGAGAAACAGCAGCTGTCCGACAAGACATCAGAAGCAACGGCAAGAGCCAAGGTGTTGGAGACATATAATAATCCGTCAACTACCATCTATAAAATGATAGAACTGCTGGAAAGCTTGTAA
- a CDS encoding ATP-binding protein, with protein sequence MVLEIRLSNFFSIKDEVVLDMQAASIQTKKAKELEENTFVCGDERLLKTVAIYGANASGKSSLIKAIRACVGMIFSSHNYNENTIFAFTPFKFGGIGKPSTFFIRFLLEGIEYEYSFELNKVEILKEVLYYYPNGRRSLVFSRDETKGPDKKDIYEFRSTIRRPMDVAANTSKKTLFVSRASQMDRDVAKDVFRYFNERFILNYIGYNTFSIERLLNENKEQFLNVLRIADSDIVKIDSRHENKVFSTAVIDPADNQILSVEDIQKPQLIITTYHRNNPDVPFNFFAEESSGTLRLFEMMLTILDIVKNNKILLIDEIETQLHIKLVEYIIGLFNKSESAQLIYTTHNTYLLNTNKLRKDQVYFVNKRDDGSSDLYSLFDYKDFRDGLDAEKAYLQGRFDAIPYIDEQADSFIK encoded by the coding sequence ATGGTACTTGAAATTCGTTTGAGCAACTTCTTTTCAATTAAAGATGAAGTGGTGCTGGATATGCAGGCAGCAAGCATACAGACCAAAAAGGCAAAGGAGCTTGAAGAAAATACATTTGTATGCGGTGATGAACGGCTGCTTAAAACTGTTGCCATTTATGGTGCAAATGCGTCAGGAAAAAGCAGCCTTATCAAGGCTATTCGCGCTTGTGTGGGAATGATATTCTCATCTCACAATTACAACGAGAATACGATATTTGCCTTTACTCCGTTCAAATTCGGGGGCATTGGCAAGCCAAGCACATTCTTCATTCGCTTTCTTCTTGAAGGTATCGAATATGAATATTCTTTTGAACTCAATAAAGTTGAGATACTAAAAGAGGTTCTTTATTATTATCCGAATGGCCGTCGTTCACTGGTATTTTCTCGTGATGAGACAAAGGGACCCGACAAAAAGGATATTTATGAATTCCGTTCGACAATTCGCCGTCCTATGGATGTTGCTGCCAATACGTCCAAGAAAACGCTTTTCGTGTCGCGTGCCAGCCAGATGGACCGAGATGTTGCAAAAGATGTTTTTCGATATTTCAATGAGCGTTTTATTCTAAATTATATAGGGTATAATACCTTTTCCATTGAACGGTTGCTGAATGAAAATAAAGAACAATTCCTCAATGTACTGCGAATTGCCGACAGCGATATTGTCAAAATCGACAGCCGGCACGAGAATAAAGTATTTTCGACTGCAGTGATTGACCCTGCAGACAATCAAATATTGTCGGTAGAAGATATTCAGAAACCACAGCTGATCATTACGACCTATCACAGAAATAATCCGGATGTTCCTTTCAATTTTTTTGCAGAAGAGTCATCCGGAACGTTGCGTCTTTTTGAAATGATGCTGACGATTCTTGATATCGTTAAGAATAATAAAATCTTGTTGATAGATGAAATTGAGACGCAGCTGCATATAAAACTGGTAGAGTATATCATCGGTTTGTTCAATAAAAGCGAATCGGCGCAGCTGATATATACGACGCATAATACATACCTGCTTAATACCAACAAGCTGCGTAAGGATCAGGTGTATTTTGTCAACAAACGGGATGACGGGTCCTCGGATTTGTATTCGCTGTTTGATTACAAAGATTTCCGCGACGGACTGGATGCAGAGAAGGCATATCTGCAAGGTCGTTTCGATGCCATCCCGTATATTGACGAACAGGCGGATAGTTTTATAAAATAG
- the argR gene encoding arginine repressor: protein MKKKANRLDAIKMIISSKDVSSQEELLQALSKEGFELTQATLSRDLKQLKVAKAANMNGKYVYVLPNNIMYKRSNDQSASEMLMTSGFVSLQFSGNIAVIRTRPGYASSMAYDIDNRECPAILGTIAGDDTIMLVVHEAASHGEVREFLSQIIPNIE, encoded by the coding sequence ATGAAGAAAAAAGCCAATCGGTTAGACGCTATCAAGATGATTATCTCAAGCAAGGACGTCAGTTCTCAAGAAGAACTGCTGCAAGCTCTGAGCAAAGAAGGCTTTGAACTGACACAAGCCACTCTCTCCCGCGACTTGAAACAACTGAAAGTTGCCAAAGCGGCAAACATGAACGGGAAATACGTATATGTATTGCCCAACAACATCATGTACAAACGTTCCAATGACCAGAGTGCCAGCGAAATGCTGATGACCAGCGGATTCGTGTCCCTGCAATTCTCCGGTAACATTGCCGTTATCCGTACACGACCGGGTTATGCCAGCAGTATGGCCTACGACATCGACAACCGTGAATGTCCCGCCATTCTGGGCACTATTGCCGGAGACGACACCATCATGCTGGTAGTGCATGAAGCCGCTTCGCATGGCGAAGTACGCGAATTTCTGTCGCAAATCATCCCTAACATAGAATAA
- a CDS encoding N-acetyltransferase, with protein sequence MDTKKVDVMVADASHEVYVDKILDTIREAAKVRGTGIAERTHEYVATKMKEGKAIIALCGDVFAGFSYIESWGNKQYVATSGLIVHPDFRGIGLAKRIKMASFRLARLRWPNAKVFSLTSGAAVMKMNTELGYVPVTFNELTDDESFWKGCEGCINHDILVAKNRKFCICTAMLYDPALHEDDKI encoded by the coding sequence ATGGATACCAAAAAAGTGGACGTGATGGTGGCTGACGCCTCTCACGAAGTTTATGTGGATAAGATTTTGGATACCATCAGAGAAGCGGCCAAAGTACGTGGAACGGGCATCGCAGAACGCACACACGAATATGTGGCGACAAAAATGAAAGAAGGAAAAGCCATCATCGCCCTGTGCGGAGACGTGTTTGCAGGCTTCAGCTACATCGAGAGTTGGGGAAACAAACAATACGTTGCGACTTCCGGTTTGATTGTGCATCCCGACTTTCGCGGTATAGGATTGGCTAAGCGTATCAAAATGGCATCTTTCCGCCTGGCACGCTTGCGATGGCCCAACGCCAAAGTATTCAGTCTCACCAGCGGAGCCGCCGTCATGAAAATGAATACGGAACTGGGATACGTCCCCGTTACTTTCAATGAACTGACTGATGACGAATCCTTCTGGAAAGGCTGTGAAGGCTGCATCAACCATGATATATTAGTAGCCAAGAACCGCAAATTCTGCATCTGCACCGCAATGCTCTACGACCCGGCTCTGCATGAAGATGATAAAATATAA